The following are encoded together in the Ignavibacteria bacterium genome:
- a CDS encoding T9SS type A sorting domain-containing protein gives MKKLLTVLMVLVLTASVMFAAPKPKIMVQSVTPYLWSTSTVLRSDSCITTGLSTVPNQTYVYLSVMNVGDTAAVQTSNWTFNSKPAGSSAALTSIPSLGWYKFFADVKGVYVVNVSITTSTGSKDSTLQVTSGDFVGVGGFDGVPALYPNCMSCHSVNLQGLFNRWKVSAHGTTMKYNLDSGSAGFGTSCFRCHTTGYDNRKFALNGGFDDRARTLGWSWSAYSPPKPGNWDSLKTKYPSLVAYAGIGCESCHGAGSEHTFGGDTTKIAVNFDSKACSSCHDNPWRYPQVAQWENSLHSDPVFEGRNVADNQRNNRGSDCNMCHDGRNHIDYTYKTVGGPNYFTNPALVKGDMTSIGCPTCHDPHGNSNDFALRNYPSDTLANGYNYSNAGEGKTCIACHQSRRNSKTYVTVKGSFTSTWGPHHSTQGDVLMGQNASNFGFPYISGAHKNIPGTCAGCHMAPTTDTGTVTRDKVGGHSMSMHYEPTNYDHVKGCLGCHPGVTSFDDFIAPEDFDGNGFIEPWQIEFDGCVKNLRIALPPAGVDSVSWQLIARDSMNLNVRKAFFNYQMISYDGSRGMHNPFYAIQVLQVSKSLIVGVNQIGSEIPVKFDLSQNYPNPFNPTTKINFSLPQAGQVILKIYDITGKEIMTLVNKKFDAGKYSATWEGVDDNGSKVSSGVYFYKIIAGNNIQTKRMVLIK, from the coding sequence ATGAAAAAATTGCTTACAGTTTTGATGGTTTTGGTTTTGACAGCAAGTGTTATGTTTGCTGCTCCAAAACCCAAAATTATGGTTCAAAGTGTTACTCCTTACTTGTGGTCGACGAGCACTGTCCTTCGCTCGGATTCGTGTATTACAACAGGTCTTAGCACTGTACCAAATCAAACTTATGTCTATTTGTCAGTTATGAACGTAGGTGATACCGCAGCCGTTCAGACAAGCAACTGGACATTTAATTCAAAACCTGCGGGTTCATCCGCAGCATTAACATCAATACCTTCCTTGGGTTGGTATAAGTTTTTTGCTGATGTTAAAGGAGTTTACGTTGTTAATGTTTCCATCACAACATCAACAGGTTCAAAAGACTCAACATTGCAAGTTACATCTGGTGATTTTGTAGGTGTTGGTGGTTTTGATGGTGTCCCTGCATTATACCCAAATTGTATGTCTTGCCACTCTGTTAACCTACAAGGATTATTCAACAGATGGAAGGTTAGTGCTCATGGAACTACGATGAAATATAATTTAGATTCAGGTTCAGCAGGTTTTGGTACTTCTTGTTTTAGATGCCATACAACCGGATATGACAACAGAAAATTCGCACTTAATGGCGGTTTTGACGATAGAGCAAGAACTTTAGGCTGGAGTTGGTCTGCTTATTCACCTCCGAAACCAGGTAACTGGGATTCTCTAAAAACCAAATATCCTTCACTTGTTGCTTACGCAGGAATTGGCTGTGAAAGCTGTCACGGTGCAGGTAGTGAACACACGTTCGGTGGGGATACTACGAAGATTGCTGTCAATTTTGACTCTAAAGCCTGTTCTTCATGTCACGATAATCCATGGAGATACCCTCAGGTTGCTCAGTGGGAAAATTCTTTACACTCAGACCCAGTTTTCGAAGGTAGAAATGTCGCGGATAACCAAAGAAACAATAGAGGAAGTGACTGTAATATGTGTCATGACGGTAGAAATCATATCGATTATACATATAAAACTGTTGGCGGACCAAATTACTTTACGAATCCTGCTCTCGTTAAAGGAGATATGACGTCAATCGGATGTCCTACATGTCATGATCCTCACGGCAATTCTAATGATTTTGCTTTAAGAAATTACCCATCAGATACACTGGCAAATGGTTATAATTATTCAAATGCTGGTGAAGGTAAAACTTGTATTGCTTGTCACCAGTCAAGAAGAAATAGTAAAACTTATGTTACTGTAAAAGGTTCTTTCACTAGTACTTGGGGACCTCACCATTCAACTCAGGGTGATGTTCTTATGGGGCAAAATGCAAGTAATTTTGGATTCCCGTATATTTCAGGTGCTCATAAAAATATTCCCGGTACATGTGCTGGTTGTCATATGGCACCAACAACGGATACTGGTACAGTTACAAGAGATAAAGTCGGTGGTCATTCAATGTCTATGCATTATGAACCAACAAACTACGACCACGTAAAAGGTTGCTTAGGCTGTCATCCGGGCGTTACAAGTTTTGATGATTTCATTGCACCTGAAGATTTTGACGGCAATGGTTTTATTGAACCATGGCAAATAGAGTTTGATGGGTGTGTTAAAAACTTAAGAATCGCGTTGCCTCCGGCAGGTGTTGATTCTGTTTCTTGGCAGTTAATTGCTAGAGACTCTATGAATCTTAATGTAAGAAAAGCGTTCTTCAACTACCAAATGATTAGTTATGACGGTAGTCGCGGGATGCATAACCCATTCTATGCAATTCAGGTACTTCAGGTATCTAAAAGTCTAATTGTTGGAGTAAATCAAATTGGTTCGGAAATCCCCGTCAAGTTCGATTTAAGTCAGAACTATCCGAATCCTTTCAATCCAACAACAAAGATTAACTTCTCATTACCTCAGGCTGGACAAGTCATTCTTAAGATTTATGATATAACGGGTAAAGAAATTATGACTCTCGTTAATAAGAAATTTGATGCAGGTAAATACTCAGCGACCTGGGAAGGCGTCGATGATAACGGCAGTAAAGTTTCATCTGGTGTTTACTTCTATAAAATAATAGCAGGAAACAACATTCAAACTAAGAGAATGGTGTTGATTAAATAA
- a CDS encoding CHAD domain-containing protein yields the protein MVKDIFLKRTLNVIRNVDKFLKKPDENYLHDIRTESRKLESLFITLGELSGSKEYKVYLRKIKQFIRLFSPSRETDVCIQITVEYLKITADNILIVKFLNNLKTQSVEQRRRIFVDKKLVDFLLSKSSLEDFIRNKMFESVGEISREKISRFLGIQVCFLYDKMMIYKNDVLSGLENKNQLHKMRLRAKPLRYTLDFLNESLDLQLSDVGIKIKTMVALAGEIHDYDMLIEKVGEFINIAKQYQIKPSEEIDSIMDVFIQHMNNKRNQDYLNFKALVTEIDSEKDSKGFIII from the coding sequence ATGGTAAAAGATATTTTTCTTAAAAGAACGCTGAATGTTATTCGTAACGTAGATAAGTTTCTGAAAAAACCAGATGAAAATTATCTTCACGATATACGAACAGAATCCCGGAAGTTGGAATCGTTGTTTATTACGCTCGGAGAATTGTCAGGTAGTAAAGAGTACAAAGTATATTTACGTAAAATAAAGCAGTTCATCAGACTCTTCAGTCCTTCACGGGAAACAGATGTCTGTATTCAGATTACTGTTGAATACCTGAAAATTACTGCAGATAATATCCTGATTGTAAAATTCTTGAATAATCTTAAAACACAATCCGTTGAACAAAGAAGACGAATATTTGTAGATAAAAAGCTTGTTGATTTCTTGTTAAGTAAATCATCGCTTGAGGATTTCATTAGAAACAAAATGTTCGAATCTGTTGGAGAAATCAGCCGTGAAAAGATCAGCAGATTTCTTGGTATTCAGGTTTGTTTCCTTTATGATAAAATGATGATTTATAAAAATGATGTTTTATCGGGTCTCGAAAACAAAAATCAACTCCATAAAATGAGGCTGCGTGCCAAACCTCTCCGATATACTCTTGACTTTCTAAATGAATCACTGGATTTACAGCTTTCTGACGTTGGAATTAAGATTAAAACTATGGTTGCCTTAGCTGGCGAAATTCATGATTATGATATGCTTATTGAAAAAGTTGGAGAGTTTATAAATATTGCTAAACAGTATCAGATTAAACCATCAGAAGAAATTGACAGTATTATGGATGTATTTATACAACATATGAATAACAAAAGAAATCAGGATTACTTAAACTTTAAAGCATTAGTAACGGAAATAGATTCCGAAAAAGATTCAAAGGGCTTTATTATAATCTAA
- a CDS encoding exonuclease domain-containing protein, with translation MTTKDKTKNLIEDTTFVVCDVETTGLSSKFNRITEISLIKIRNDEIIDTYTTLINPGQHIPYGITQLTGITNEDVYDKPSFAEVANKIRNFITDNNGLETVFTGHNVSFDYKFVSESFKRLDKPYYLNLNTLCTCKLSRRLLRNLGSKSLGNVAKHLNIRIKNKHRAYDDTLATAKILIHFIQLLQEEYDYETIDEIIKFQNSKIFTEEKRPLALKRVNLSLKDIPKDPGVYLMRSSSNEIIYIGKAKSLKDRVSSYFRHNDNHSYKIRKLLTSVRKVEFEITDSELSALILESKMIKKYKPRFNTAIKRFRFHPFLKFDVQNEFPKLDNVYEIENDNAYYYGPFMSKGTARYIHKEIYDRYKLRKCEDKTIRAKKTNSNCMYFDIGKCEAPCNMTIPMSKYRDEVNKVHRFIISEGSNSITGFLREQMSKNAENENFEKAALYRDRLADIVKVMSYQKVITSAINNKKIIIKCDNEDKRELFFIQNGKLARTITLNRDDDFDQRPVTEELSEVIETLYFSLNKFVKHKFSQIELDEIKVISNWLALNRDKNTFLELNDGQTIEGLIKFCLR, from the coding sequence ATGACAACAAAGGATAAGACTAAAAATTTGATTGAAGATACAACGTTTGTTGTATGCGATGTTGAGACCACAGGATTATCCTCAAAGTTCAACAGGATTACAGAGATTTCATTGATAAAAATAAGAAATGATGAAATCATAGACACATATACTACACTTATAAACCCGGGACAACACATTCCTTATGGCATTACACAACTTACCGGAATAACAAATGAAGATGTTTATGACAAGCCATCATTTGCCGAAGTGGCGAATAAAATAAGAAATTTCATAACGGATAATAACGGTTTAGAAACAGTATTCACTGGGCATAACGTAAGCTTTGATTACAAATTTGTTTCTGAATCATTTAAGAGACTTGATAAACCCTATTATCTGAACTTAAATACACTATGCACTTGTAAACTTTCAAGAAGGTTACTGCGCAATTTAGGCAGCAAGTCACTGGGAAATGTAGCAAAGCACCTTAACATAAGAATAAAAAACAAGCACAGGGCATACGACGACACACTTGCCACTGCAAAAATACTTATTCATTTTATCCAGTTATTGCAGGAGGAATACGATTATGAAACGATTGATGAGATAATAAAATTTCAAAACTCAAAGATATTCACCGAGGAGAAAAGACCGTTAGCTTTAAAGCGTGTTAATCTTTCACTGAAGGACATACCAAAGGATCCCGGGGTTTATTTAATGAGAAGTTCCTCTAATGAAATTATATACATCGGTAAAGCAAAAAGTTTAAAGGACAGGGTATCATCATATTTCAGACATAATGACAATCATTCATACAAGATAAGAAAACTTCTTACCAGCGTAAGGAAAGTAGAGTTCGAGATAACCGATTCAGAATTATCTGCTTTGATACTTGAATCAAAGATGATAAAGAAATATAAACCGAGATTTAATACCGCTATCAAGAGGTTCAGGTTTCATCCTTTTTTGAAGTTTGATGTACAAAATGAATTTCCTAAACTTGATAATGTTTATGAAATAGAGAACGATAATGCATACTATTACGGTCCTTTTATGAGCAAAGGAACGGCAAGATATATACATAAAGAAATTTATGACCGGTATAAGCTGAGAAAATGCGAGGACAAAACGATAAGGGCAAAGAAGACGAACTCTAACTGTATGTATTTTGATATCGGCAAATGTGAGGCACCATGCAATATGACGATACCAATGTCAAAATACAGGGATGAAGTAAATAAAGTACACAGGTTTATTATCAGCGAAGGAAGTAATTCAATTACAGGTTTTCTAAGAGAGCAAATGAGCAAGAATGCAGAAAACGAGAACTTTGAGAAGGCTGCATTATACAGAGACAGGCTTGCTGATATAGTTAAAGTAATGAGCTATCAGAAAGTAATTACTTCGGCTATTAACAATAAGAAGATAATAATAAAATGTGACAATGAGGACAAAAGAGAATTGTTTTTTATTCAGAACGGAAAACTTGCAAGAACGATAACACTCAATCGTGACGATGATTTTGACCAGAGACCTGTAACAGAAGAATTATCTGAAGTTATAGAGACCCTATACTTTTCATTGAATAAATTCGTCAAACATAAATTCTCGCAAATAGAGCTTGACGAGATAAAGGTTATTTCGAACTGGTTAGCATTGAATAGAGATAAAAATACGTTTCTCGAATTGAATGATGGACAAACGATTGAAGGACTGATTAAATTTTGTTTAAGATAG
- a CDS encoding phosphatase PAP2 family protein, translated as MSRFIIFLIFCSLNLIYSESQSQGFRDLEKEKLNTGIDVKLFRSINNSRNGFSNTVLPITDKSVLPLSIVLPFGMAGVARYNTNYYDENSAVLMMVSELTSLGVTAGLKYIVKRERPYVSLKDVYFRKDNSPTDRYSFPSGHTATAFSIATSLTLRYPDKPAVIAVSYLYAALIGYGRIYLGVHYPSDVLGGMVIGSGSAALVYAFRKDIIDFKNNLFNEKGRPDSNTGNMSAGAILGLTICADVINNIINDLISSNVTISSNGNSFNAVIQF; from the coding sequence ATGAGCAGGTTTATAATTTTTCTGATATTTTGTTCATTAAATTTAATCTATTCAGAAAGCCAATCACAAGGATTCAGGGATTTAGAAAAAGAAAAACTTAATACCGGAATTGATGTTAAGCTTTTCAGGAGCATTAATAATTCAAGAAACGGATTTTCAAACACAGTATTACCAATAACAGACAAATCAGTATTACCTCTCAGCATTGTACTGCCTTTTGGAATGGCGGGTGTTGCAAGATATAATACTAATTATTATGATGAGAACTCGGCGGTACTTATGATGGTCTCTGAACTAACTAGTTTAGGAGTAACAGCTGGATTAAAGTACATAGTAAAACGCGAAAGACCTTATGTATCTTTAAAAGACGTATATTTTAGAAAGGATAACTCCCCTACTGACAGGTATTCATTCCCATCGGGACACACAGCAACAGCTTTTTCTATAGCAACTTCATTAACACTAAGATATCCTGATAAACCAGCAGTAATTGCAGTATCCTATTTGTATGCTGCACTAATCGGATACGGAAGAATATATCTCGGAGTTCATTATCCGAGCGATGTATTGGGAGGGATGGTTATAGGCAGCGGCTCGGCAGCTCTTGTTTATGCTTTCCGAAAGGATATTATAGATTTTAAAAACAATTTATTCAACGAAAAGGGTCGTCCTGACAGCAATACCGGAAACATGTCCGCAGGAGCAATACTTGGACTCACAATATGTGCTGACGTGATAAATAATATAATAAACGATTTGATTAGCAGCAATGTTACAATATCTTCTAACGGAAACTCTTTTAATGCAGTTATTCAATTCTAA
- a CDS encoding cysteine synthase family protein — translation MKYKNNVLELVGNTPLIKLNKLTKGIKATVLGKMESLNPGGSVKDRIGKLMVENAEREGKLKPGGTIIEATSGNTGIGLVLAAAVKGYKSIIVVTDKVSQEKRNYLKAFGAEVVVVPKNVGHDHPEYYMNKAQKIAETTPNSLYIAQYTNESNPTAHYLTTGPEIWEATEGKITHFVAGLGTGGTITGTARYLKEKNPNIKIIAADPIGSIAKLYKEKGKTGECQPYLVEGIGLDMIPEIMDFELIDKVIEVSDKDSIDTCKALTKEEGIFCGASTGTLVYTALNIAKKLDEKGVVVFIVCDTGERYLSKFHNDDWLKQNNI, via the coding sequence ATGAAGTATAAGAATAATGTTTTAGAATTAGTCGGGAACACTCCACTAATAAAACTAAATAAACTCACAAAAGGAATTAAAGCCACAGTACTCGGGAAGATGGAATCATTAAATCCCGGGGGTAGTGTTAAAGACAGAATTGGAAAACTAATGGTTGAGAATGCCGAAAGAGAAGGCAAACTAAAACCCGGCGGGACGATAATAGAGGCAACGAGCGGTAACACTGGTATAGGACTTGTACTTGCTGCTGCTGTAAAGGGTTATAAATCTATTATAGTTGTAACAGATAAGGTGTCACAAGAAAAAAGAAATTATCTAAAAGCATTTGGAGCGGAAGTCGTAGTAGTGCCGAAGAATGTTGGACATGACCATCCTGAATATTACATGAATAAAGCTCAGAAAATAGCAGAAACAACACCAAACTCATTATACATAGCGCAGTACACTAACGAATCAAATCCTACAGCACATTATCTTACTACAGGTCCAGAAATCTGGGAAGCAACAGAGGGTAAAATAACCCATTTCGTTGCAGGTCTTGGAACAGGGGGAACAATTACCGGAACGGCAAGATACTTAAAAGAAAAAAATCCAAACATTAAAATAATAGCGGCAGATCCTATAGGTTCAATCGCGAAACTATACAAGGAGAAAGGAAAAACAGGAGAATGCCAACCTTATTTAGTCGAGGGTATTGGTCTCGACATGATACCTGAAATAATGGATTTTGAACTTATTGATAAAGTGATTGAAGTGAGCGATAAAGATTCTATTGATACATGTAAAGCGCTTACAAAAGAGGAAGGAATTTTCTGTGGTGCTTCAACGGGTACGTTAGTATATACAGCATTAAACATTGCAAAAAAGCTTGACGAAAAAGGAGTGGTGGTTTTTATCGTATGTGACACGGGTGAAAGATATCTATCGAAGTTTCATAATGACGACTGGTTAAAACAAAATAATATTTAA
- the lysS gene encoding lysine--tRNA ligase — translation MTEQNELVKRRLEELEEIKRLGVNPYPHRYDVTDKADDILKNFTDPKDETEAELRKKSTVSIAGRISAIRRMGKATFCHIKDDTNRIQVYIKKDEVGEVSYAIMKMLDIGDIIGVKGFVFRTKTGEVSIHSISLELLTKSILPLPIVKEEITESGEKIIHDAFADVELRYRQRYIDLIVNENVKDTFIKRTKVIKSIRATLEKHGFFEVETPTLQTIYGGANARPFITHHNALDIPLYLRISNELYLKRLIVGGFNRVYEFVKDFRNEGIDRTHNPEFTQVEWYQAYGDYTDSMNMFEEVVESACIAVHGSTKFEYQGTQIDVARPWKRLQMTDAITEKTGIDVLSMKKDEIIMFMKKNDIDLDPKLAHSKGLVIAALFEALCEEELKQPTFVINHPIDTTPLCKPLRQYSLAELEEMKDDPEKVIYVERFEPYINKWEVGNAYTELNDPILQRRLLESQVERGRGGEEDTHPFDEDFVKAIEVGMPPTTGVGMGVDRIVMLLTNSVNIRDVLLFPLMKPLG, via the coding sequence ATGACTGAACAAAACGAATTAGTAAAAAGAAGATTAGAAGAGCTTGAAGAAATCAAGAGACTTGGAGTAAACCCTTACCCGCACAGATATGACGTTACAGACAAGGCGGATGATATACTTAAGAATTTTACTGACCCCAAAGATGAGACTGAAGCAGAGCTCAGGAAGAAAAGCACCGTTTCAATAGCTGGAAGGATTTCTGCTATTAGAAGAATGGGAAAAGCAACGTTTTGTCACATTAAGGACGACACAAACCGGATACAAGTTTATATCAAGAAAGATGAAGTAGGTGAAGTAAGTTATGCGATAATGAAGATGCTTGATATCGGTGATATTATCGGAGTTAAAGGGTTTGTATTCAGAACGAAGACGGGGGAGGTATCGATACACAGCATATCTCTTGAACTTCTTACAAAATCAATTCTTCCTCTTCCAATCGTAAAGGAAGAAATCACTGAATCCGGTGAGAAAATAATCCATGATGCGTTTGCGGACGTTGAACTACGCTACAGACAGAGATACATTGACCTTATAGTTAATGAAAACGTAAAGGATACGTTTATTAAGAGGACAAAAGTAATCAAGTCCATTAGAGCAACACTCGAAAAGCACGGATTTTTTGAGGTAGAAACACCAACATTGCAAACAATCTACGGTGGAGCAAACGCGAGACCATTTATAACGCATCATAATGCACTTGACATTCCTTTATACCTGAGAATTTCAAATGAGTTATATTTAAAGAGACTGATAGTCGGGGGATTTAACAGGGTTTACGAATTCGTTAAAGACTTCAGAAATGAAGGAATAGACAGAACACATAACCCTGAGTTTACGCAAGTTGAATGGTATCAAGCATACGGTGATTATACAGACAGCATGAACATGTTTGAAGAAGTTGTTGAGTCAGCATGTATAGCTGTTCACGGTTCAACCAAATTTGAATATCAGGGAACTCAGATTGATGTTGCCCGTCCTTGGAAGAGACTTCAAATGACAGATGCAATAACGGAGAAAACCGGTATTGATGTTCTTTCGATGAAGAAAGATGAAATAATAATGTTCATGAAGAAGAATGACATAGACCTTGATCCAAAGCTTGCACACAGCAAAGGACTTGTTATAGCAGCATTATTTGAAGCACTCTGTGAGGAGGAATTAAAACAGCCAACATTTGTTATAAATCATCCGATTGATACAACGCCGCTTTGCAAACCGTTAAGGCAATATTCACTTGCAGAGTTAGAAGAAATGAAAGACGATCCCGAAAAGGTAATATACGTTGAGAGATTTGAACCGTACATTAACAAATGGGAAGTCGGGAATGCATACACCGAACTGAACGACCCAATACTTCAACGGAGACTTCTTGAAAGTCAGGTTGAAAGAGGAAGAGGGGGGGAAGAAGACACACATCCTTTTGATGAAGACTTTGTAAAAGCAATAGAAGTTGGAATGCCACCGACGACGGGTGTCGGGATGGGGGTTGACAGAATAGTAATGTTACTTACGAATTCTGTTAATATCAGAGACGTTCTGTTGTTTCCATTAATGAAACCGCTTGGGTAA
- a CDS encoding pseudouridine synthase, translated as MKESENYTRLNKYLSNNTEFARRKIDEFINQGRITVNNKVILEQGLQINPEIDEVRLDGERIREKANKKYFILHKPIGFITTTDDEKNRKTVIDLIKTNDRVFPIGRLDSDTSGVLLLTNDGDFANKLMHPKFKVEKTYIVTLSKPLEEKLRAKLSGGIKLNGKKTAPAKIVHPNKNDLSIVSITLTEGRNRQVRRMFEGYGYFVRKLHRISYGHLTVKGLNAGEYRKLNREEINKFNK; from the coding sequence ATGAAGGAAAGTGAAAATTACACACGGCTAAACAAATATCTTTCGAACAATACAGAATTTGCAAGAAGAAAGATTGATGAGTTCATAAATCAAGGCAGAATAACCGTAAACAACAAGGTTATACTTGAGCAGGGTTTACAGATTAATCCCGAGATAGATGAGGTAAGGCTTGACGGCGAACGCATAAGAGAAAAAGCTAACAAGAAATACTTTATACTACACAAACCGATAGGATTTATAACAACTACAGATGACGAGAAGAACAGAAAAACTGTTATTGATCTTATTAAGACGAACGATAGAGTTTTTCCAATAGGAAGACTTGACAGTGATACAAGCGGAGTTTTACTTCTTACGAATGACGGTGATTTTGCTAATAAGTTGATGCATCCAAAATTCAAGGTTGAGAAGACTTACATAGTCACTCTCTCGAAACCTCTTGAAGAAAAGCTAAGGGCCAAGCTATCAGGAGGGATAAAACTTAACGGTAAAAAGACAGCACCTGCCAAGATAGTTCATCCGAATAAGAATGATTTAAGTATTGTATCGATAACCTTAACAGAGGGCAGAAACAGGCAAGTTCGCAGAATGTTTGAAGGATATGGATATTTCGTAAGGAAACTTCACCGTATTTCGTACGGACACCTAACTGTTAAAGGTCTAAATGCGGGCGAGTACAGAAAGCTTAATAGAGAAGAAATTAATAAATTTAATAAATAA